In Desulfobulbaceae bacterium, a genomic segment contains:
- a CDS encoding flagellar hook-basal body complex protein yields the protein MGVSSSLYASISGLSTMGEAMTVLGDNVANVNTVAFKSSRSTFQDVLSQSVSTAAGSAQVGRGVTLSAIDGLFAQGSFESSSTATDLAIGGQGFFMLRAADSTEADQYSRAGEFRFNKEGFLITPVGNFVQGWQVSTETGEREGTIGDIGIGTNTPPVATQTIEVIANLDSRESNETSEDRLFANWNGTNAAAVNPSDPIDSTKYDYTTAIKIYDSKGASHDISIFYDRTVNDNEWEYLITCDPSEDLRILSAAEQVIYNPDTRYNYENHKGAGALLYGTIKFDTSGNLTQVDAFTVPPDGFVDPAKNDNRLLLEAGDSYYKFPSNFTGDTTNQQVEINFGGRYEGLSTTERQILVSDSGARVLAAGGSVSSAVTSATTWGNVADSNGNTIVQGDMFVFEGYDNGSDVANRLTYTVNITKNIGDMLTQIENTFGVSASIDSAGRLKLSDNTSGDSSLYITRFETISGNNATPWGGAYQTNVNTYSKTGTGITSNGTTVVTDSSTALIGLRGTDTELIGVGDTFAFSGRPVDGSAAFAANVADPTRTFTVGVGDTISDLLTFLSDLYADGTAGSPPVASSTVKAVLDSTGNIRVIDVTQSTVLEVTVAYDNAVGASTANPWGLIDNAAATTLVKADTVEGQINITTSKRMVYSPGRAFSTNTGDSTVISATTQWDSVYDDNSASAVNSGLPRGVNDGDSIVFSGTKTDGSSITSTYVIDTGAAPPKTVQGMLDQLESDFDCEASIDNAGRLVLTERTADTVSSVSQLGISAVDITYGYTAAQVAALIAPATEVDFQHDIFGAWTTVTDVAGATPASASMGSFEFIAADISSEDGSQSGDVVTINFEPEALSSTQYANSSTTVFQDQDGFSSGFLQSVSVDVEGVITGHYSNGQVLKKAQVALANFSNLAGLRKEGGNIFSETTQSGAPVTGAPGSNGLGSIAPNALEQSNVDLGTEFVKLITVQRGFQANSKIITTTDDMLNDLINIKR from the coding sequence ATGGGAGTTTCAAGTTCCTTGTATGCAAGTATCAGCGGGCTAAGCACTATGGGAGAGGCAATGACAGTGTTGGGCGATAACGTTGCCAACGTCAATACAGTAGCCTTCAAGTCAAGCCGCTCAACATTTCAGGATGTTTTGTCGCAGTCGGTATCGACAGCCGCTGGTTCGGCCCAGGTTGGTCGCGGTGTAACGTTAAGCGCCATTGACGGGCTTTTTGCCCAGGGTTCCTTTGAGAGTTCATCAACGGCAACCGATCTGGCTATTGGCGGTCAGGGATTTTTTATGCTGCGTGCGGCTGACAGCACTGAGGCAGACCAGTATTCGAGGGCGGGTGAATTTCGCTTTAATAAGGAAGGGTTTTTAATCACTCCAGTCGGTAATTTTGTGCAGGGCTGGCAGGTTTCTACTGAAACCGGTGAGCGCGAAGGAACAATTGGCGATATTGGCATTGGCACCAATACCCCACCTGTTGCTACTCAGACTATTGAAGTTATAGCGAACCTAGACTCAAGGGAGAGCAACGAGACAAGCGAAGATCGACTGTTTGCAAACTGGAACGGGACAAATGCGGCGGCGGTTAATCCCTCTGATCCGATTGATTCGACCAAATATGATTATACTACTGCCATCAAGATTTACGACTCAAAGGGTGCCAGTCATGATATTTCGATATTTTATGATCGTACAGTCAATGATAATGAGTGGGAGTATCTTATAACCTGTGACCCCAGTGAAGATTTACGGATATTAAGCGCTGCTGAACAAGTTATTTATAATCCTGATACTCGGTATAATTACGAAAATCATAAAGGGGCAGGAGCCCTTCTCTACGGCACAATTAAGTTTGATACCTCTGGAAACCTGACTCAGGTTGATGCCTTCACTGTTCCGCCAGATGGCTTTGTTGATCCGGCCAAAAATGATAATCGTCTTTTACTTGAGGCTGGGGATTCGTATTATAAATTTCCAAGCAACTTCACCGGTGATACAACAAATCAGCAGGTTGAAATAAATTTTGGTGGGCGCTATGAGGGTCTCAGCACGACTGAACGCCAGATATTAGTAAGTGATTCCGGGGCCCGCGTTCTGGCTGCCGGTGGGTCTGTGTCTTCAGCTGTAACCTCAGCAACTACCTGGGGTAATGTAGCGGACTCGAACGGTAACACGATTGTTCAAGGGGATATGTTTGTCTTTGAAGGCTACGATAATGGTTCCGATGTGGCGAATCGCCTCACCTATACTGTCAACATAACCAAAAACATTGGTGACATGCTGACCCAGATTGAAAATACGTTTGGTGTTTCTGCCTCGATTGACTCAGCTGGTCGTCTGAAGCTCAGTGATAATACCTCTGGTGATTCAAGTCTGTATATCACTCGTTTTGAGACAATATCAGGCAATAATGCAACGCCCTGGGGAGGTGCATATCAGACAAATGTAAATACCTATTCTAAAACAGGCACTGGAATTACCAGTAATGGAACGACGGTAGTGACCGATTCCTCTACAGCTCTGATTGGGTTGCGGGGGACAGATACAGAGTTAATTGGTGTGGGTGACACGTTTGCCTTTTCAGGAAGGCCTGTGGATGGGTCGGCAGCTTTTGCTGCAAATGTGGCAGATCCAACGCGGACCTTTACTGTAGGCGTGGGTGATACGATTAGTGACCTGTTAACATTTTTGTCGGATCTTTATGCTGATGGGACAGCAGGCTCACCTCCCGTGGCAAGTTCTACCGTTAAGGCTGTGCTGGACTCTACGGGAAATATCCGGGTGATTGATGTAACTCAATCGACAGTGCTTGAGGTCACGGTAGCGTATGATAATGCTGTTGGGGCCAGCACAGCAAACCCCTGGGGCCTTATCGATAATGCCGCCGCAACTACTTTGGTAAAGGCTGATACTGTTGAAGGGCAAATTAACATAACTACTTCGAAACGAATGGTGTATTCGCCAGGGCGGGCCTTTAGTACAAATACTGGTGACTCAACAGTTATTTCCGCAACAACCCAGTGGGACAGTGTCTATGATGATAACAGTGCGTCAGCCGTAAATAGTGGTCTTCCCAGGGGAGTAAACGATGGCGACAGTATTGTCTTTTCCGGTACAAAGACAGATGGCTCTTCTATAACAAGCACCTATGTTATCGATACAGGTGCGGCACCGCCAAAAACAGTGCAGGGTATGTTAGACCAACTTGAAAGTGATTTTGATTGTGAGGCCTCAATTGATAATGCCGGTCGTCTTGTATTGACTGAGCGAACAGCTGATACAGTTTCGTCTGTAAGTCAACTTGGAATAAGCGCTGTTGATATAACCTATGGCTATACCGCAGCTCAAGTTGCAGCATTAATTGCTCCAGCAACGGAAGTGGATTTTCAGCATGATATTTTCGGGGCATGGACCACCGTGACAGATGTTGCTGGTGCAACACCTGCCTCTGCAAGCATGGGTTCCTTTGAATTTATTGCCGCCGATATAAGCAGCGAGGATGGCAGTCAGTCCGGAGATGTGGTGACCATCAATTTTGAGCCTGAGGCACTTTCTTCAACTCAGTACGCCAATAGCTCAACGACTGTTTTTCAGGATCAAGACGGCTTTTCTTCTGGCTTTTTGCAGTCAGTTTCCGTGGATGTGGAAGGGGTTATTACCGGGCATTACTCAAACGGGCAGGTCTTGAAAAAGGCCCAGGTGGCTCTGGCCAATTTCAGTAATCTGGCAGGACTGCGGAAAGAGGGTGGCAATATCTTCTCTGAAACGACCCAATCAGGTGCGCCGGTGACAGGCGCCCCGGGATCAAACGGTTTAGGGTCGATAGCGCCGAATGCTTTGGAACAGTCCAATGTAGATTTGGGAACCGAATTTGTTAAATTGATAACTGTGCAGCGTGGTTTTCAGGCTAACTCAAAAATTATCACCACAACTGATGATATGCTAAATGACCTCATTAATATCAAGCGCTAG
- a CDS encoding flagellar hook assembly protein FlgD — MSITGVTQSALVQPKDAVGQKDLQKSDFMTLFITQLQYQDPMKPMDSYEMASQLAEFSNMEATMQMSENMEKLLEYQTSQNNLQLLTLLDSEVQISGNSIGVVDGKANPTEFVLIDNAESVVVEIYDVGDHIVWQDTQGRQGPGTYEIEWDGLDLAGNQVKDGPYTYKVKAMKSTGEIVDVDYRTTGKVTGINFEGGIVSMILDDSIEAGVSDIIKVK, encoded by the coding sequence ATGTCAATTACAGGTGTTACACAGTCAGCCTTAGTGCAGCCTAAAGATGCTGTAGGGCAAAAGGATCTTCAGAAGAGTGACTTTATGACGCTGTTCATAACCCAGTTGCAGTATCAAGATCCTATGAAGCCCATGGACAGTTACGAGATGGCCTCACAGCTTGCAGAGTTCAGTAACATGGAAGCAACGATGCAGATGAGCGAGAATATGGAAAAACTCCTCGAATACCAGACCTCACAGAATAATTTGCAACTCCTAACTCTGCTTGATAGCGAAGTACAGATCTCCGGTAATTCGATTGGTGTGGTAGATGGAAAGGCTAACCCGACAGAGTTTGTTCTAATCGATAATGCCGAAAGCGTAGTAGTTGAGATTTATGATGTCGGGGATCATATCGTTTGGCAGGATACTCAAGGTCGTCAGGGCCCTGGGACCTATGAAATTGAATGGGATGGTCTTGATTTGGCCGGCAATCAGGTAAAAGACGGTCCATACACGTACAAGGTGAAGGCAATGAAATCAACCGGTGAGATTGTTGATGTTGACTACCGCACGACGGGGAAAGTTACGGGAATAAATTTTGAAGGTGGCATCGTCAGCATGATTTTGGATGACTCCATCGAGGCCGGAGTTTCAGACATTATTAAAGTTAAGTAA
- a CDS encoding flagellar hook-length control protein FliK, whose amino-acid sequence MANIMMPPISKSLSPAQAPEQKGQIEPDREASFSNYMDKKIRTEQREKRAMLGVQEKTAPQKTTRAPEPAKAESVQPEETEATYLQGLMAELQKMLADDTNSKAGEWTLEGSDMLDKLAAFAGMDDAELALLKKQMAEQGSLGLTDLFAALEKHFSMLNTDLQVTVPETNVAFLETLLAKMGISAEQVSALSDKAVNGLSELDLIAYLKGVEQLAGENKQGVTLSSWELEQLQSMLSQAGMTEESLHDLFPEANALLRKSLEALGLATADADVQLSVERLKNLLEQAIADADTAKAKANVPGFLDELKGMLSQAGFEGKDVGWTPVVQESMSTVYRELQKMVDLAKVKIEKVTETRTIEEGLASDWLNSGKKVVIEGAEKSQMNLSDFTPSSSDQAVEEELLPSSLQNTDGNQSKSFISHLGTQEAQPVPEQQTTLTEPRVPLTRVRLAPEMQQFAMDQISQGVMRGLRNNLHQLTLTMYPKELGEVKVDMQIRESHISVSFVMQNSRVKEALESTMQDFKDNLNRQGFSLQDCFVSVDQQNNSDDARQRFEEAWERLVAQTGHEKDGGLPNETMGTVGERYVQMNQGGTISLFV is encoded by the coding sequence GTGGCCAACATAATGATGCCCCCCATATCAAAGTCTCTGTCGCCTGCACAAGCACCTGAGCAAAAGGGCCAGATAGAGCCGGATCGAGAAGCTTCATTCTCCAATTATATGGATAAGAAAATCCGCACTGAGCAAAGAGAAAAAAGGGCTATGCTCGGGGTCCAGGAAAAAACTGCCCCCCAGAAAACGACACGGGCACCTGAACCAGCGAAAGCCGAATCCGTGCAACCTGAAGAGACAGAAGCAACATATCTTCAGGGTTTAATGGCTGAACTTCAAAAAATGCTTGCTGATGATACTAATAGCAAGGCCGGTGAGTGGACCCTTGAAGGTTCGGATATGCTGGACAAATTAGCAGCCTTTGCCGGTATGGATGATGCTGAACTCGCTCTCTTGAAAAAACAGATGGCAGAGCAGGGAAGCCTCGGACTGACTGATCTTTTTGCGGCCTTGGAAAAACACTTTTCAATGTTGAATACTGATCTCCAGGTCACCGTACCGGAAACGAATGTTGCATTCCTGGAGACCCTGCTCGCAAAAATGGGAATATCTGCTGAACAGGTATCTGCTTTATCAGATAAGGCGGTCAATGGCTTGAGTGAATTGGATTTGATTGCTTATCTGAAGGGCGTAGAACAGCTGGCTGGTGAGAACAAGCAAGGGGTAACCCTCTCCAGTTGGGAACTTGAACAGTTACAAAGCATGCTCTCTCAGGCCGGTATGACGGAAGAAAGCCTGCATGATCTTTTTCCAGAGGCTAATGCTCTGCTGAGAAAGAGTTTAGAGGCACTTGGTCTGGCTACTGCAGATGCAGACGTGCAGTTGTCTGTTGAGAGACTTAAAAATCTCTTGGAACAGGCCATAGCAGACGCAGACACCGCTAAAGCAAAAGCGAACGTGCCGGGCTTTCTTGACGAGCTTAAGGGGATGCTTTCCCAGGCCGGTTTTGAGGGTAAGGATGTTGGTTGGACACCGGTGGTCCAGGAATCGATGTCTACTGTCTACCGGGAACTCCAGAAGATGGTTGATCTTGCTAAGGTTAAAATTGAAAAAGTCACGGAGACCCGAACCATCGAAGAGGGGCTTGCCAGTGATTGGTTAAACTCTGGTAAAAAAGTTGTTATCGAGGGCGCAGAGAAGTCGCAGATGAATCTGTCGGATTTTACGCCGAGTTCATCTGACCAGGCGGTTGAAGAAGAACTTTTGCCGAGCAGTTTGCAGAATACGGACGGCAATCAATCGAAGAGCTTCATCTCGCATTTAGGCACCCAGGAAGCGCAGCCGGTTCCAGAGCAGCAGACAACCTTGACTGAACCGCGTGTACCACTGACACGTGTAAGGCTTGCTCCTGAAATGCAACAGTTTGCTATGGATCAGATTTCTCAAGGCGTGATGCGGGGGTTGCGCAATAATCTGCATCAACTCACCTTAACGATGTATCCAAAAGAGCTAGGCGAGGTCAAGGTCGACATGCAGATCAGGGAGAGTCACATATCAGTCTCCTTTGTAATGCAGAACTCCCGAGTCAAGGAAGCGCTTGAAAGTACCATGCAGGATTTTAAAGATAACCTCAATAGGCAGGGATTTTCTTTGCAAGACTGTTTTGTGTCTGTTGATCAGCAGAATAACTCCGATGATGCCAGGCAGCGATTTGAAGAGGCTTGGGAGAGATTGGTGGCCCAAACCGGACATGAAAAAGACGGTGGTCTGCCAAATGAGACTATGGGCACGGTCGGAGAACGGTACGTCCAGATGAACCAGGGCGGCACAATCAGCCTTTTCGTTTAG
- the fliJ gene encoding flagellar export protein FliJ produces MAYHYKLETLLTVRRNIEEQCQNRLAHELFVLENHKQHLVDLKAQRLGLFETLEEKKKQAMSVAMFSFYVEAIHNRNRQISFQENAIEAQKAAVTDIRKELAQKLRERKVVERLKEKDFLAYTKELQRKAQIESDEMAVMRFGRTELV; encoded by the coding sequence ATGGCCTATCACTATAAACTCGAAACCTTGCTTACTGTGCGTCGTAATATTGAAGAACAGTGCCAGAATAGGCTGGCCCATGAGCTTTTCGTGTTGGAGAACCATAAACAACACCTTGTTGACCTGAAAGCACAGCGCTTAGGTCTTTTTGAAACACTGGAAGAAAAAAAGAAGCAGGCTATGAGCGTGGCAATGTTTAGCTTTTACGTGGAAGCAATCCATAACAGAAACAGGCAGATCTCTTTTCAGGAAAATGCCATAGAGGCCCAAAAAGCTGCTGTTACCGATATTCGTAAAGAGTTGGCCCAAAAACTAAGGGAACGAAAGGTTGTTGAACGGCTTAAAGAAAAAGACTTTCTGGCCTATACGAAAGAGTTGCAGCGCAAGGCCCAGATAGAGAGTGATGAAATGGCTGTGATGCGTTTTGGCAGAACAGAACTGGTGTAA
- a CDS encoding FliI/YscN family ATPase has translation MKFKNCLKAVESLDLVSIRGSVSQVIGMVVESNGPGIPVGSMCEIGTFRGRSTVPAEVVGFREGKVLLMPLGEMRGIEPGSTIKQVAGQASVPVSEAMLGRVIDGFGNPVDGKGPIPTESIYPLYAEPLNPMSRDRILEPVDVGVRAINGLLTLGKGQRIGILAGSGVGKSTLLGMIAKHTAADISVIALIGERGRELKDFIERDLGPEGLARSVVIVATSDQPPLVRMRGAYMATSVAEYFRDLGRDVVMMMDSVTRFAMSSREVGLAIGEPPTSRGYTPSVFSQLPKLLERAGTCSGKGSITGIYTVLVEGDDMNEPIADAVRSIVDGHIVLSRDLASRGHYPAIEILDSISRCMSDVMPKDHVMRVHRFLETLAVYKRSEDLINIGAYASGSNPKIDHAIKMIDGLNMYLKQDVDEKVSLADSGAGLSSLIH, from the coding sequence ATGAAATTTAAAAATTGCCTAAAGGCTGTTGAGAGTCTCGATCTTGTTTCAATTCGTGGCAGTGTCAGTCAGGTTATTGGTATGGTGGTTGAGAGCAATGGCCCCGGAATTCCTGTTGGCAGTATGTGCGAAATCGGTACTTTCCGTGGCCGGAGCACGGTTCCTGCCGAAGTGGTTGGCTTTCGTGAGGGAAAAGTCCTGTTAATGCCTCTGGGCGAGATGCGGGGCATAGAGCCTGGAAGCACCATCAAGCAAGTGGCTGGACAGGCTTCGGTTCCGGTCTCCGAGGCAATGCTGGGACGAGTGATTGACGGGTTTGGTAATCCGGTTGATGGTAAAGGGCCTATTCCGACAGAGAGTATTTATCCGCTCTATGCCGAACCATTAAATCCAATGTCCCGGGATAGAATACTGGAACCCGTTGATGTCGGCGTTCGGGCGATTAACGGTTTGCTGACCCTGGGAAAGGGGCAGCGAATTGGCATCCTGGCGGGCTCTGGGGTTGGAAAGAGTACTTTGCTTGGCATGATTGCCAAGCACACAGCCGCAGATATCAGCGTAATTGCCTTGATCGGCGAGCGTGGGCGTGAGTTAAAAGATTTTATAGAAAGAGATCTGGGGCCGGAGGGACTTGCCCGTTCTGTTGTTATTGTTGCAACCTCAGACCAGCCCCCCCTGGTTCGAATGCGCGGAGCCTATATGGCGACTTCTGTAGCGGAATATTTCCGGGACTTAGGTCGTGATGTCGTGATGATGATGGACTCGGTGACCCGCTTTGCTATGTCCAGCAGAGAAGTAGGTCTTGCCATCGGGGAGCCTCCTACTTCAAGGGGCTATACCCCTTCGGTTTTCTCTCAACTTCCTAAATTGCTTGAGCGGGCCGGAACCTGTTCGGGAAAGGGCAGCATCACCGGCATTTATACGGTGCTTGTTGAGGGGGATGATATGAATGAGCCCATTGCCGACGCTGTAAGGTCAATAGTTGATGGACATATCGTTTTGAGTCGTGATTTGGCCAGTCGTGGTCATTATCCGGCTATTGAGATTCTTGACAGTATCAGCCGCTGCATGAGTGACGTTATGCCAAAAGATCATGTAATGCGGGTACATCGATTTTTAGAGACCCTTGCGGTCTATAAACGTTCTGAAGATTTGATTAATATCGGGGCCTATGCCTCTGGTAGTAATCCGAAAATTGATCATGCAATTAAGATGATTGACGGTCTCAATATGTATTTGAAACAGGATGTTGACGAAAAAGTTTCTCTGGCCGATAGCGGTGCCGGTTTAAGCTCGTTGATTCACTGA
- the fliG gene encoding flagellar motor switch protein FliG: MAKKEQESDLTGPEKAAIFLLTLGDDFAAQVFQRLEEDDIKIVGRQMAKIDHVDKEDIAGLLKEFRGDAGGDDIFLSGDDMLESALKKALMSDKATEILDDIRSDWRLTLFQKARKLEPPVLVNFLRNEHPQTIALLLAVLEHTQAAHILGELKEDQRIEVIMRMSELDKVSPEILVDIDRVLQEELLSVEGMEGQRLGGVEAVAEILNNADRALEASILEGIEEQREELADEIRRLMFVFEDLIDVDDRGVMAILKEVSTDDLKLALKTGSEGIQEKIFKNMSQRAVEMLREDMEIMGPTRLKDVEAAQQAILKIAKRLEQEGKVQLTSGGDDEFV, translated from the coding sequence ATGGCAAAGAAAGAGCAGGAATCAGATCTTACCGGTCCGGAAAAGGCAGCTATCTTTCTGCTGACCTTGGGCGATGATTTCGCGGCACAGGTATTTCAGCGTCTTGAAGAGGATGACATTAAGATTGTTGGTCGACAGATGGCCAAAATCGACCATGTTGATAAAGAGGATATTGCTGGTCTTCTGAAGGAGTTTAGGGGAGATGCCGGCGGGGATGATATCTTCCTTTCCGGTGATGATATGCTTGAGTCGGCCTTGAAGAAGGCACTGATGTCTGACAAGGCCACTGAAATTCTTGATGATATTCGATCTGATTGGCGGCTTACCCTTTTTCAAAAAGCACGCAAGCTTGAACCACCTGTTCTGGTGAACTTCCTGAGAAACGAACACCCGCAAACCATCGCTTTGCTTCTGGCAGTCCTTGAACACACGCAGGCAGCACACATACTTGGAGAACTTAAGGAAGATCAGCGCATAGAAGTTATCATGCGGATGAGCGAGTTGGACAAGGTCAGTCCTGAGATTCTTGTTGATATTGACCGGGTGCTTCAGGAAGAACTACTCTCAGTTGAGGGTATGGAGGGTCAGCGCTTAGGTGGTGTTGAGGCAGTTGCTGAAATATTAAATAATGCAGATCGTGCTCTTGAAGCCTCTATTCTTGAAGGAATTGAAGAACAGCGAGAGGAACTTGCCGACGAAATCAGGCGGCTCATGTTTGTCTTTGAAGATCTTATTGATGTTGATGATCGTGGCGTTATGGCTATCTTGAAAGAGGTAAGTACTGACGACCTTAAACTTGCCCTTAAAACTGGTTCTGAAGGGATTCAAGAAAAGATATTCAAGAACATGTCTCAGCGTGCGGTTGAAATGCTCAGAGAAGATATGGAAATTATGGGGCCAACTCGGCTTAAAGATGTTGAAGCGGCCCAGCAGGCAATTCTTAAAATTGCTAAGCGTCTGGAGCAGGAAGGTAAAGTTCAGTTGACCAGCGGTGGTGATGATGAGTTTGTCTAA
- the fliF gene encoding flagellar M-ring protein FliF, with amino-acid sequence MASAKEMVDQVLSVVKDLTPIQKMVGGLVFAVVLTGIIMLSTKESSTSYAVMYSSLSEDDASEVVAKLKELRIPYQLDMNGSAIKVPADKVLDTRLSLAGEGLPRGGGVGFEIFDRNSLGTTDFVQKLNYQRALQGELARTIRQFQQIQEARVHIAKPKDSVFIEDQRPPSASVSLKMRGSNQLSQKQVQAIVNLVGSAVPGLTEENITVVDTAGRLLFRKRGDDPSMLSATQLEHQLNIERDMRNKLETMFEEIVGVGKAIARVSVELDTDQVDTTEELFDPEAQVVRSEQLLNEENLEAGQEPSGIPGVKGNLATFNEGQDGAAGGNSNTRNNVTRNYEISKTIKHVKTRSGAIKRLSVAVMVDGTYDKEVDKDGNAQIKYRARSDEELKSFASMAQNAVGFDSERGDKLEVVGLSFAASIASEPQEDVMAKYQEVLDRMAQPIIYLLISVCFIFFVVRPFFRLLSSKQLEEQRRAMLAKVDAEETHLSEEELALKPLGMSDKERIYKLAQSDPDRAADLVKRWLREDKR; translated from the coding sequence ATGGCCAGTGCAAAGGAAATGGTAGATCAGGTTCTTTCTGTTGTCAAAGATTTGACGCCCATTCAAAAGATGGTTGGCGGGTTAGTTTTTGCTGTTGTCCTGACTGGGATTATCATGCTCAGTACCAAAGAGAGTTCGACCAGTTATGCTGTTATGTACTCATCGTTAAGTGAAGATGATGCCTCTGAAGTTGTTGCTAAACTAAAAGAGTTGCGCATTCCCTACCAGCTTGACATGAATGGTTCTGCAATCAAGGTGCCGGCGGATAAGGTGCTGGACACCAGGCTAAGTCTTGCCGGGGAAGGGTTACCGCGTGGCGGTGGTGTTGGCTTTGAGATTTTTGACCGTAACAGCCTGGGAACTACTGATTTTGTCCAGAAATTAAATTACCAGCGTGCTTTGCAGGGAGAACTTGCCAGAACCATACGGCAGTTTCAGCAGATTCAGGAAGCACGAGTGCACATTGCTAAGCCTAAAGATTCGGTTTTTATTGAGGATCAGCGTCCACCCTCAGCCTCTGTCAGTCTGAAAATGCGGGGCAGTAATCAATTATCTCAAAAGCAGGTTCAGGCCATTGTTAACCTGGTCGGCAGTGCTGTGCCAGGGTTAACGGAAGAAAATATTACTGTTGTTGATACGGCCGGAAGGTTGTTGTTTCGAAAACGAGGAGATGATCCCTCAATGTTGTCGGCAACGCAACTTGAGCACCAGCTTAATATTGAGCGTGATATGCGTAATAAGCTGGAAACGATGTTTGAAGAGATCGTCGGTGTTGGCAAGGCGATAGCCCGAGTGTCGGTAGAACTTGATACTGACCAGGTTGATACAACTGAAGAGTTATTTGATCCGGAGGCCCAGGTTGTTCGCAGTGAGCAGTTGCTTAATGAAGAAAACCTGGAAGCCGGTCAGGAGCCGTCCGGTATCCCAGGGGTTAAAGGGAATCTGGCGACCTTCAACGAAGGGCAGGATGGGGCAGCTGGCGGAAATTCTAATACCCGTAATAATGTGACCAGGAACTATGAGATAAGCAAGACGATCAAACATGTCAAGACCCGGTCTGGGGCGATAAAACGTTTATCTGTTGCCGTGATGGTCGATGGTACCTATGATAAGGAAGTTGACAAAGATGGCAATGCTCAAATAAAATATAGAGCACGGTCAGACGAAGAGTTGAAAAGTTTTGCCTCCATGGCCCAAAATGCGGTTGGTTTTGACAGCGAGCGAGGTGATAAGCTTGAAGTTGTTGGTTTGAGTTTTGCGGCGTCAATTGCCTCTGAACCCCAAGAAGATGTTATGGCAAAATATCAGGAGGTGTTAGATAGAATGGCGCAACCAATTATCTACCTCTTAATTTCTGTGTGTTTTATATTCTTTGTTGTCAGGCCCTTTTTTCGACTACTCTCCAGCAAACAGCTTGAGGAACAAAGAAGAGCCATGCTAGCGAAAGTTGATGCAGAGGAAACTCATCTGTCGGAAGAAGAGTTGGCCCTCAAGCCATTAGGGATGTCAGATAAAGAGAGGATATATAAACTCGCCCAAAGTGATCCGGATCGTGCAGCAGATCTTGTTAAACGATGGCTTAGAGAAGATAAGAGGTAA
- the fliE gene encoding flagellar hook-basal body complex protein FliE, translating to MNTIGLKPVTGGISAGSPVGGVQQTAKSDPTGFGDLLKRSIESVDGTMKESAAMSTGLVAGQHSNIHETMIAMEKSSISFKMLSKVQAKVLDAYKEVMRIQL from the coding sequence ATGAACACTATAGGATTAAAGCCTGTAACTGGAGGCATCAGCGCTGGTTCGCCTGTTGGCGGAGTTCAGCAAACCGCAAAATCTGACCCAACTGGTTTCGGGGATCTGCTCAAGCGGTCTATCGAGTCGGTGGACGGTACGATGAAAGAGTCGGCCGCAATGAGCACGGGTCTGGTAGCAGGGCAGCACTCGAATATTCATGAAACGATGATAGCCATGGAGAAATCGAGTATTTCCTTTAAGATGTTAAGTAAGGTTCAGGCAAAAGTGCTTGATGCCTATAAAGAAGTTATGCGTATTCAGTTATAG